From the genome of Astyanax mexicanus isolate ESR-SI-001 chromosome 3, AstMex3_surface, whole genome shotgun sequence:
tcttatataatattctttctGAGACAGtgcttttgggttttcattggttgtaagccataatcatcaacaaataaaagacataaacgcttaaaatatgaCAGATGACtccgtgtgtaatacatctatataataaatgattttcgaatttgaacagaattactaaaataaagttaacttttcaataaaaatctatttttttgagatgcacctgtaaatgGGCAATTCTTGAGGTCAGCAAAATGATTGAGGTTAAGACCATATATTCTATTATAAGTCAATAACGTGATTGTTGTGACGGGCCTCTCTCCCAGTGATGTATTtgtgatggagatggagatgggcATTAACTGGGAAAGCCGTGGGAAGCTGTATATGTCAGGCTGTATCAGAGTGGGCACACGGGAAGGTTCCCCTGATTCTCCGTTTACCATGCAGAGTGACTGACTCACAGGGCCTGTCAGATCATGTTGGGCGTCTGAGATGTGTTCCTCATGCAGATCATATCTGCAGTCTCTGGCATGTGTGTGAAAATAACCGTCTGCTGCTCTGTAACCCGCTGTTTAGCTTGTCTGTCTGCCAAGAGAAACAGAGGAATCCAGAGACGCGGTGCTGGTCTGCTTTGCGCTTTATGCGGTGTAATGTTTCTGGGTTCAGCCAGGGCTTTAGGGCTTTTTATGATTGTGTGGTTTGTACTACTGTTCAGCCTGTGGTGACGGAGCGGGCCCTGGATTTCTGATGGTTTAATCAGTACAGATGTGAACAGGGCAGATGTGGAAGCCCGGTGAAGGCCGTGCTCCTGCCAGCGAGGCCATAACTGAAATCCTCcctttgtgttttctgttggcAGGAGGGTTGAACAGCGTTTCCACATGTGCGACCGGATGGTGATTTATTTCTTCATAGCTGCTTCTTACGCCCCCTGGTGAGTACAAGAGTTGTGAGCACCTCTAGAAGTTTTAACATTGCTTCAGTATTGTTGCAAAGCAACCTGTTGATGCCTTAACTAAAGTATGGATGGGTACCACTGGTGGTATTGgaagcatcccaaggtggtacactTAAAATCTGCTTGCATTAATATATTAAGGACTAAAATCAAAAAAGTTTCCACCTGTAATGTTCTATCTAATATTCCATTACATTAGTGTTTAGTGCTTTACCTGTTAGAACCCGTATATAAGCTACACTTCAGTCTtttactctcagaactacagttatATAATTATTTCAATcatcagtttcattggtcctagagtaaaaccctgtggaacaccacaagatCTGATATATCAACCAACAGTCCCCAACAGtacactacagtttctgcactacaggTAATAGATAAAAAGGTAGTAAACATTGTAGTTCTCTTGAAATTGAAGATTGGTGCTCCTGTTGTAAGATTCTCAGTAGgacaaaatactgtattaaccagaaacaataatctaACAACTTACCATAATACTAACATACAGACTGGCAAGCTCCACACAACAAGTGAAGAACAACTGGGAAAAGATTTGACAACATGTACATGTATGGATTACACGTCTAGCTTACTGTGTATAAGCAAAAAAATGGGATCTCTcttgctgaactgcttgaatttctgcactaggagtggcataaagttatccaaaagcagtgtgtaagactggtggagaagaacatgccatgatgcaagaaaactgtgattaaaaaccaggattattccaccaaatattgatttcttataacttgaatgaatatgaatttgttttctttgcattatttgaggactaaaagctatgcatcttttttgttatttcaggcatttcttcttttctgtaaataaatgctctaaatggcaatatttttatttggaatttgggagaaatgttgtttgtagtttatagaatgaaacaatgttcattttactcaaatacatataaatagcaaaatcagagaaactgattcagaaactgaagtggtctctttttttccagagctatatatatatatatatatacactgctcaaaaaaataaagggaacactcaaataacacatcctagatctgaatgaatgaaatattctcattgaatactttgttctgtacaaagttgaatgtgctgacaacaaaatcacacaaaaatcatcaatggaaatcaaatttattaaccaatggaggcctggatttggagccacacacaaaattaaagtgaaaaaacacactacaggctgatccaactttaatgtaatgtccttaaaacaagtcaaaatgaggctcagtattgtgtgtggcctccacgtgcctgtatgacctccctacaacgcctgggcatgctcctgatgaggtggcggatggtctcctgagggatctcctcccagacctggactaaagcatccgccaacttctggacagtctgtggtgcaacgtgacgttggtggatggagcgagacatgatgtcccagatgtgctcaatcagattcaggtctggggaacgggcgggccagtccatagcttcaatgccttcatcttgcaggaactgctgacacactccagccacatgaggtctagcattgtcctgcattaggaggaacccagggccaaccgcaccagcatatggtctcacaaggggtctgaggatctcatctcggtacctaatggcagtcaggctacctctggtgagcacatggagggctgtgcggccctccaaagaaatgccaccccacaccattactgacccactgccaaaccggtcatgctgaaggatgttgcaggcagcagaccgctctccacggcgtctccagactctgtcacgtcactcatgtgctcagtatgaacctgctttcatctgtgaagagcacaaggcgccagtggcgaatttgccaatcctggtgttctctggcaaatgccaagcgtcctgcacggtgttgggctgtgagcacaagccccatctgtggacgtcgggccctcataccatcctcatggagtcggtttctaaccgtttgtgcagacacatgcacatttgtggcctgctggaggtcattttgcagggctctggcagtgctcctcctgttccttcttgcacaaaggcggaggtagcggtcctgctgctcggttgttgccctcctacggcctcctccacgtctcctggtgtactggcctgtctcctggtagcgcctccagcctctagacactacgctgacagacacagcaaaccttcttgccacagctcgcattgatgtgccatcctggatgagctgcactacctgagccacttgtgtgggttgtagagtccgtctcatgctaccacgagtgtgaaagaaccaccaacattcaaaactgaccaaaacatcagccagacagcataggttctgagacgtggtctgtggtccccacctgcagaaccactcctttattgagtgtgtcttgctaattgccaataatttccaccagttgtctattccatttgcacaacagcaggtgaaattgattgtcaatcagtgttgcttcctaagtggacagtttaatttcacagaagtttgatttacttggagttatattgtgttatttgagtgttccctttattttttgagcagtgtatatatatatatatatatatatatatatatatatatatatatatatatatatatatatatataacatcaggaaaattagacagtttctgacacaacaggccactcaactcctggtacaagcagtcgtcatctcacacctcgactactgcaatgccctgctaactggcctcccggcctgcgtagtaaaaccactccaaatgatccagaatgcagcagcacgtctggtcttcaaccagccaaaacgggcacatgtcaccccgctgctcattgagctccattggctaccagttgatgctcgcatcaaattcaaaactcttacaatcgcctacaaggtgatgacagaacagctccttcctacctgcactcactcctgaaggcttacgctacctcccggccgctgcgctcctccaatgaacgtcgcctcgctttgccaaacactcacacaaagcaattcagactgttctcatacagagttccccaatggtggaacaaactaccttccactaccagatcaggagaatctctcgctatctttaataaactcctgaagacagagctcttcaaagtgcACTTACTCtcataacacctctaactaactaccttctactaccagatcaggagaatctctcactatctttaataaactcctgaagacagagctcttcaaagagcacttactctcctaacacctctaactaactaccttctactaccagatcaggagaatctctcagtaTCTTTAatgaactcctgaagacagagctcttcaaagtgcacttactctcctaacacctctaactaactaactacttgtaaccccatttccttcttcccctccttcacttctctatccctttatttcccttcgacctcctttaagccctatctaaaaatgggttatctaaattcctattactttcgtacttcattattgtaagtcgctttggacaaaagcgtctgccaaatgaaatgtaatgtaatgtaatatatatatatatatatatatacacacacagctatACAGGTGCTTTGATCTTTTAAATGGAAGAATGGGTAACAGGGCATTGTGCATGTCCTCTAAAGCTAATGGAGGTGTGTTTATTGTCAGGATGTAatcgttgtgtgtgtgttttaggttgAACCTCAGGGAGCTGGGTCCTTGGGCAGCACACATGCGCTGGCTGGTGTGGATCATGGCCTGTGTGGGATCTGCTTATGTCTTCTTCTTCCATGAAAAGTATGTGTACACTTAATtgtttatacataaatatacagataATTTCATGATCCATAACCTGCAGAAAGTGTAATGATACTTAAAGTAGGGGAGGTTTATTAAACTTTAGCTAAAATTACTTTATCTTTCCTTTTTAAAATGGGAATAAGCATTTTCTGACATTTCTTATACGTGTCGTTATGGGGTCTGTGTTGTTTAGCCCAACCAGGAACCAGAAAGTTTTGTTCATTGGTTGGTCATATGGATGATTGTGGGACTGTGATTGGACGAGGAGGTGTTAAACATGGGCtccatctgggttgtacacttTACATGGTCATAGATTGGACCCGTATAAGATGAAGGTGGGCTGTGATGAGGGGGCCATTTGGGAAACACATGTAAAAAgccactcagagcccatgcccaTATGAGCATCACACAATCATGTTGAATAGgaatttttaaaatgtgttagtTTATAAAAGAACTTCTAAAGCACTTGAGGACACATTTTAAggattttagattatttattaaGTAGTTTAGTTTAATCACCACAGATACGAGAGGGCTGTATAGAGCCACCCTAATCCAAATAAAACGTTTCTAATTAAGTTACTTTACTTTTAGGAACAAGATACTGGACCTGCTTTGCTATACACTGATGGGAGCCATACCTGCACTTGTTCTTCTGTCCATGgtaagagtgagtgtgagagtatgTTCTGCATGCAGAATAAATAACATACTGTTTATTTAATAAGAGAACTGTTAACATGTGCACACAATATGTCCTACACTGATATATTTTTCCTGATGCATGACATATACATACAattttacatacaaaaataccctgaaatattgtgatagtaTATTACCCACCCCATGCAAActaattggctctttttgttaaaggGTGGCATTCCTTCATGCAGTTTTTCATTAAGTAACTGGTTTTCTCACGTATGATGTCTTGGCCAGTATGTACTGTCAGCATTTCAAGCACTGCTTGTAAAGATACATTTCAGAACATCATGTTTCTTTTTTTGACAGTTGAACCATTTAAAGCCTTCTTAATCTTTAAATGTATAGTTTCTTCACATTTACACATCTCTATAACAAAACAAACCTTAAcgtgtcagtctgtattattttgtttctaaactgaaagcagaagcatttttgagtggagaagggacaaaatattgtgtttaatggtaccagtgtgctggaacaaccatccctgctaagcctattactgtatattcattccaaaaactggggtgtcgggtcacttttttgGGGGGAGTCCTTCTGGctacgtcacgcgtctttacgtactttcGTCTcaagtacagcctctaaaagaggatccagcttagttttactgaaagcgagcggctggtggagcaatggagacttcagaagaggaaactcagagctcagtatctCATTCCCTCATggttaaaacaaagaaatgaaagtTTCTTACtgagtgcgctctctctctcagactaaacataacctgaaatCGGCTTCATCCACTCTAAAAGAcccccacccagtttaaaatgaattatccgcatgctcggtgcaattacccaatCTCGCCCTAAATcctaaaacttacagacatcagtttTAAAGAACCttatgtagcacctttatttggttttattataGTAAATTTAAACACTTTCTGCATTTCTCTTATCTTCAGCCTAACAGAGAGGGTGTCCTGGAGCTGTCCATGGGTGGAATCTTCTACTGTCTTGGAGTGGTCTTCTTCAAGAGTGATGGACTCATCCCCTTCGCTCACGCTATCTGGCACGTCTTTGTGGCTGTAGGGGCTGGAATACACTACTACGCCATCTGGAGGTACCTGTACGCAACAGGGAGCGGCTCCATCAAGACATCCAGGTAACACACGGGGACTCTGGGGATGATCTTCAGCTCGTCCTCACACTGACTGTCATACAGAGTATTCAGAACTAGTTGTTAACTTCCAGCCAGTAATTTCATGTACAAAAACTGCATTATATCTGATCACAAGTTGCCTTTAATCCAATTCAACGGGATTATGTACAACTTTTTAAAACTGCATTAGTAAAACTCaggttttattcatgtttttagattttttttacgtAGAAATTTTCCAAGAGGTCAGAGTTTACAATAGTAAAATGACAGCACTGCCAACTTTTTGTAAATCTGATTCCATTCCTTACTTTAAAGCACTACATGAACATAACTGTTCTTaaatcagtcaggttgtaattgtgctttacatttctttaatttattgAAATCACatgaatattttatgtggaatttcTTTATCCTTTTGCACTACTTGTGTCTTAAAATGATTTAAAGGTGCCCTACTATGGAAACTGTATTTACCTTGATCTACTTGTATATGAGAGTTGACCTCATGCACTGTTGTATTCTCCAGTATAAGCAAAAACTGCTGTAAAACAGGTTAATTCCCAAACACCAGTCTTGACCATGATTTCATTCCATTTTGTTCTATAGAAATTAAGCCATAACTGTGCACAATGATGTCAAATTTACAACTAGACCTGGCCTACTCATTTAGTAACATGCCCTATTCTCAAgagtgtgtctcagactgccttcattgagtttgcaGCAGCTGTATACCCCACTGTTTACCCAACTtgtccagtaagtgtaatatTTTGGCTTCACTACTGGCTAGATCCGCTGATGTTGCGTATTAACAGCTGTTTTGTAAGGGTTGGCAAAGTAGACAGACTAACATCTCTACCCACAAAGTGTTTTGTGATTCCTGGTCCAACAGCACCATTATGCTGTGCCAGTAGGAGTCAGCAGGGGGGCAGCTGTGGCATTAATGTTAAAGATGTTGAATGGGACCAAAAGGCTTAGTGTGCCCTTGAGCaaatgtagtgtattttaaatgtaaaatcagtgcagtgttcagCTTACTGCAGGCATTTTTAAAGCTCATTTATGcgtaactttaaataaataaatacagatctgGACAAAGCCTTCTTTCCATACTTCTTTCTGTGTTTATACGTCCATACTTGTGCACATACTGAAATCATGATGGATAGGTGAGTACTGCTGGAAATAATTGGGCAATACTAAGATGCACCAGAATACCAGAATTGGCTAGAAATTAGTGGACATTCTCATCTGCATAGATTTAAACTCCATTGAACTGAATAGGATGAGTTGAGACAAATTGGTAAGTGGGTATGGAGCTTGACAACTGAGAAGTATTTAAATTAGCACCTTGTATATtggaatttaatttattttacttttgataaaataattaatgtaatacataatcttttaattttaactatttttgctgttaaaaaaatgcattgtaaagtaaaacatttttagactaaAGAATTCAGATTCATACAAATTCATGATTTTAGGCCAAAGATAAACCACATAAGGTAAAAAGATCTGAAATCattaaatcatattcataaatttgAGATTTGCAACTTTAACAGCAAgtgcaaaacacaaaacacatggtTAATATTCAAATTGATGTATTaaccattaaatattaaaagtttatCAAAAGTCAAACTGGTTTCAGATAGACAAAATGCAGATTAAAATACCTATgtcagcttttaagctccataaGAGGAACCATACAGGTTGAAACGAATATTAATTTTTGTATG
Proteins encoded in this window:
- the mmd2a gene encoding monocyte to macrophage differentiation factor 2a — translated: MDFKKTKYGRFMNTRVPSSQRYQPTEYEHAANCATHGLWIIPSILGGSLLYVLSDDQWESITAWLYGSGLSGLFIMSTMFHTVSWKKSHLQRVEQRFHMCDRMVIYFFIAASYAPWLNLRELGPWAAHMRWLVWIMACVGSAYVFFFHEKNKILDLLCYTLMGAIPALVLLSMPNREGVLELSMGGIFYCLGVVFFKSDGLIPFAHAIWHVFVAVGAGIHYYAIWRYLYATGSGSIKTSR